The following are encoded together in the Amblyraja radiata isolate CabotCenter1 chromosome 27, sAmbRad1.1.pri, whole genome shotgun sequence genome:
- the LOC116988232 gene encoding NIPA-like protein 3 yields MIFIHLPLQKYSHVKLAGTKDPRSYFRTKTWWLGLTLMLIGELGVFTAYAYAPLSLITPLSAVSIVASSIIGIIFLRDKWKPKEFLPGNYALSFLGCGFTVVGIYLLVTFGPNAHEKLSGRNLISHLMGWPFLLYLLVMIILFCLLLYFYKIRKMTYLGVIMLLEALLGSVTIVAAKGVSGMIVLSIQGNLQLAYPISPISFAP; encoded by the exons ATGATATTTATTCATCTACCATTACAGAAGTACAGCCATGTGAAGCTGGCAGGCACCAAAGATCCCCGATCGTATTTTCGGACAAAAACATGGTGGTTGGGACTGACGCTCATGTTAATAGGCGAGTTAGGAGTTTTCACTGCCTATGCCTACGCTCCACTGTCGCTGATCACACCCCTCAGCGCCGTCTCCATTGTCG CCAGCTCAATTATAGGGATCATATTCCTACGGGACAAGTGGAAACCGAAGGAATTTCTAC CAGGAAACTACGCATTATCGTTCCTTGGATGTGGGTTCACAGTGGTTGGAATCTATCTCCTGGTCACATTTGGACCAAATGCTCACGAGAAGCTTTCAGGAAGGAATCTTATTTCACACTTAATGGGCTGGCCCTTTCTACTGTATCTG CTGGTGATGATTATCCTCTTCTGCCTTCTCCTGTATTTCTACAAAATACGAAAGATGACCTATCTTGGTGTAATTATGCTGCTGGAAGCCTTGTTGG GCTCCGTGACAATTGTGGCAGCCAAGGGTGTGTCGGGAATGATCGTTCTGTCCATCCAGGGAAATCTACAGCTGGCCTATCCtatatcgcctatttccttcgctccatag